The Anoxybacillus amylolyticus DNA segment CGTTTCCTTTGCTCGGTCACTAATCCCGACGGCACGTTATTTGAAGGCGACCCGCGCAATGTTTTGAAAAAAACAGTAGAGCGTGCGGCGCAAAAAGGGTATACGATTTCGGTCGGTCCAGAGTTAGAGTTCTTCTTATTTAAAACAGATGAAAACGGAAATCCAACAACCGAACCGCAAGACAACGGCGGCTATTTCGAACCATCACCAAAAGACCTTGGTGAGCGCGTACGATTAGCTATTTATCGCGCGTTAAAGGCGATGGGCTTTACAATTGAAGCATCGCACCACGAAGTAGCGGAAGGTCAACACGAAATTAACTTTAAATATGCTGATGCGTTAGGAGCAGCCGACAACGCAACGACATACAAATGGGTTGTAAAAACAATCGCAAGCCAATATGGCCTTCATGCGACATTTATGCCGAAACCGGTATTTGGCATTAACGGCTCTGGTATGCACGTGAACATGTCATTATTTAAAGATGGCGAAAATGCGTTCTTCGATCCAAGCGATGAAAATCAACTTTCCGCAACGGCTTATCAATTTATCGCTGGCTTATTGAAAAACGTGAAAAGTTTTGCAGCGGTAACAAACCCATTAGTGAACTCATACAAACGGCTTGTGCCAGGCTATGAAGCACCATGCTATATCGCTTGGTCAGCATCGAACCGTTCGGCGTTGATTCGTATCCCAGCAAAACGCGGCGTAGCTACTCGCGTCGAACTTCGTTGCCCAGATCCATCTGCAAATCCATATTTAGCATATGCAATTATCGCTGCTGCAGGGCTTGACGGAGTCGAAAACGGCTTGCAAGCACCAGCGCCAATTGATGAAGACATTTTCCACATGTCCGAAGAGCGCCGGGCAGAGCTTGGCATCGAAAACCTTCCTGGTAGCTTAGGAAAAGCAATCGAAGAATTAGAGGCGGGCACCATTGGTCGCGACACGTTAGGCGAGCACGTCTTTAATGAATATGTCGCCATGAAAAAAGCAGAATGGGATAGCTATCGCACAGCAGTACACGCATGGGAAATTGAACAATACCAAGGAAAATTTTAAAAAACGGGCGTATCGCCCGTTTTTTTGTTTCCTCGTTCGTTAAAACTTGGTAAAATACTAGAAAACAATACGATAGGGGAGAAGGTTATGGGGAAACCAGTTGATTTAGGGTATGACATTTCCTTAATTGACGTATTTGATTTAAAGACACCTGAACGCACCGGTACATATGTGCTTCACGAAAAAGAACTAACGATTATTGAAACGAGCGCAAGCCCGTCGATACCGTACTTACTCGCCGGTTTAGAAGCGCTTGGGATAAACCCAGCAGATATTCAATACATTATCGTCACCCATATTCATTTAGATCATGCCGGTGGTGCAGGATTACTCCTTGAAAAATGCCCAAACGCCCGCGTCATCGTTCATCCGAAAGGAAAGCGGCATTTAGCTGACCCTTCCAAGCTCATTCAAGGGGCAAAAGTGGTATATGGCGAGAAGTTCGCCGAACTGTTTGACCCGATTGTTCCGATTCCGGAAGACCGGCTCGTTACGATGGAAGATGGAGATACGTTAACACTTAGCGACGAACGCACACTCACCTTTTTCGATACACCAGGGCATGCGAACCATCATTTTTCTATTTACGATTCGAAAAGCAACGGCATATTTACAGGCGATACGATTGGTGTCTATTATCCACAACTGCTTGCGTATGGGGTGGAACTTTATCTTCCGTCTACCTCGCCAAGCCAATTTAATCCCGAAGCGATGCTTCATTCGGCAAAACGGCTTGAAGAACAGAGCCCATCGCGTATTTATTTCGGTCATTTCGGCATGTCAGAGCATCCAGCTGCCGTATTCCAACAATTGCGCGAGTGGTTGCCGAAAATGGTAGAAGTAGGCGAGCGCGTCATAACGGAACAGCCACTTTTGTCGTTTGAAGACAAAACAAAAACGGTAGCCGATGGCTTTATGAAATTAGTACAGCCGTATTTAGATGCGCGCGGGGTCCCACGTGAGGCAAGCGTTTACGACCTTCTTCGACTTGATTTAATCGTTTGTGCCATGGGAATGGTTGATTATTTCCAAAAACAAGAAGAAAAATGAAAGCGGTCGCATGATGCGCCGCTTTTTCTATCGCGCCTTATTCGGTTTATAATAGAAATGGTGTATCAAGTAAAGAAAGGGTGATTCGGTGAAGATCAACAGCGTGAAAATGATCGCGATTCTTTCTGTGCTCGCAAGCATTTTATGGGGATATGGGCTTGTAGCAATGGTACAAGACCAATTTTTTCATCCGACCGCATCTGCCCCACCAAAAAGCGTAGCGAAAACGGAAAATGACCACGCACTCCACCTTGTGGCGCTTGGTGATTCATTAACGCGCGGTACAGGGGATGAAACAGGGAAAGGTTACGTTGGCTATCTTGTCGATGACTTGCGCACAAAAACGAAGCAACCGCTTCAAGTCACTAATTTAGCGGTGAAAGGATTGCGCTCTAAAGAACTTGTCGAACAACTGAAGCAACTAGAAATCCAACGGCAGCTAAAACAAGCAGATTTCGTATGTATAACCATTGGTGGAAACGATTTATTTCAAGGGGGCGAATCGTTGCGGAACTTTTCGCCTCAGCGCATAAAACAAACGGAAAACGCGTATTTGCATAACTTGGAAACGATTTTCCGGACGATTCGAACCGTCAATTCACAAGCGGTCGTGTTTTATATTAGCCTTTACAACCCGTTTCAACAGTTAAACAATGGACAAGCAACATCGAAAATCGTGCGGCAATGGAATTACGATTCCGCAGAAGTAGCGGCGCGTTATCCAAACATCGTTGCCGTGCCAACGTATGATTTATTCGAAATGCATACAAACGAATATTTATATAGCGACCAATTCCATCCGAACAAAGAAGGGTACAAGCTCATCGGCGAACGAGTATCTGCGCTTATTACGTTTGTGAAAGGGGAGGGAAAATGACCGATACATTAGTCGTACAAAATTTGCGGAAAACAATTGGAAAAAAAGAGATTATTAAAGGGTTGTCGTTTTCTTTACGTGAAGGGGAAGTGTTCGGTTTTTTAGGTCCGAACGGTGCAGGCAAAACGACGACAATCCGCATGCTTGTCGGCTTAATTAAACCGACCTCTGGGCGTGTTTCCATTTGCGGATACGACCTCCAACGCCAATTCTCTGACGCGATTCGCCATGTTGGTTGCATTGTTGAAAATCCAGAACTATATCCATATTTAAGCGGTTGGGAAAACCTTGAACATTTTGCGCGCATGCTTCCTTCTTTCGCAAAAGAGCGGCTACATGAAGTCGTTTCTTTAGTTGGGCTACAACACCGCATTCACGACCGCGTCCGTACGTATTCGCTTGGGATGCGCCAGCGGCTTGGCATCGCCCAAGCGTTGTTAGGGCAACCGAAAGTGTTAATTTTAGATGAACCGACGAACGGGCTAGATCCAGTCGGGATTCGTGAAATGCGCGAGTTTATTCGTTCTTTAGCGGAAAAAGAAAAGCTTAGTGTGCTCGTTTCTTCTCATTTGCTAAGCGAAATTCAGCTTATGTGCGACCGAGTGGCGATTATGGCGAAAGGGGAAATTATCCGCATCGACGACGTCGAAACACTACTGAAAGAACAAGCACGCGTCTATTGGAAAGTAGATTCATTAGAACGGGCAAAAGCGATTTTAAAAGAACAAACGACCGTACTCGGCGAAGCTGACGGGAGAATTGTCACTTTTTATGAAGCAAATCAACTAGCGGCTTGGAACGAAAAACTCGTTCAAGCTGGCATTCGCGTGAGTGAAATTCAACCGAAACTACCGACACTAGAAGATTTATTTATCGAACTCACAGGAGGGGAAACGATTGATTAACCTCGTCTACAACGAAATGTTGAAAATCGTTCGCAAAAAGCGACTGTTCATCATTTCCGCCATCATTGCCGTCCTTGTCGGCTTGTTTACATACGCACAATATAAGCACGTCCAAGATGTACAAAAGCGGCTAGGGACAGCCGATTGGCGCACGCAGCTACAACAGCAAATTATTGACACACAAAATCGGCTCAACTCAAGCGGCATTTCCGAAGAATGGCGGAAGTTTTTAAAAATTCGGCTCCAGCAACAACAATACTATTTAGACCACAATATTAACCCTTCCGCACCAGGCGCTCCGACGTTTATGCGGATGTTTGTCGAAAATTCGATTGAATTGTTTTTGCCGTTAATGGTCATGGTCGTCGTTGCTGATTTAGTATCATCAGAAGCGAGCGGCGGGACGATGAAGCTATTATTGACGCGGCCAGTAAAACGATGGAAAATATTGTTTAGTAAATATATTGCGATGGGGTTATCGATTTCGTTTATTATGCTGGCGCTTGTGGTGCTCTCCTATGCTATTTCTGGTGCTGTTTTTGGTTATGGGGGCTGGAATTTACCGTTGCTAACAGGATTTACGGTACAGGGGGAAGAATTAAATACAGCAAGCGTCCATCTCATTCCGCAGTGGAAGTATTTGCTGATAGAATTAGGGCTTGCCTCGTTTGTTGCCATCGTCGTCGGAACGTTGACATTTATGTTATCGACCATCATGCGAAGCACTGCCGCTGTCATGGGGATTATGCTAGCGGCGCTTATCTCAGGTACAATTTTAACCAATATGGTTTCTTCTTGGAAATCGGCAAAATATTTGTTCATCGTCAACCTTAGTTTAACGGATTACATCAGCGGAACAGCCCCGCCAATCGCTGGAATGACGCTCGGGTTTTCGATGGCTGTTTTGGCTGTTTGGGGATTGGCGGCGCTTCTTGTTTCGTTTTTCGTTTTCATGACTCGCGATGTGTACTAGAAAGGGAGATGGTATGGAACAATTATGGGAAAAATTGCGGAATCGAACCCCTTCCCCGATTGGGATGACGACATTTACAAAGTATGCCGTGCTTCTTCCCCTAGTAGAAAAAAACGGGGAAATACATCTGTTATTTGAGGTTCGTTCCCTACAATTACGAAGACAGCCGGGAGAAATTTGTTTTCCCGGCGGAAAAATCGATACGAGCGATGCAGACGCACAAGCAGCTGCAATCCGCGAAACATGTGAAGAACTTGGAATACGAGAAACGATGATTTCGGACGTGTTCCCGCTCGATTATCTCATTTCCCCATTTGGCATGATCGTGTATCCGTTTGTGGCTCGTTTAGCTCATCCGGAGCAAATTCAGCCAAACGCAGAAGAAGTAGCCGCGACGTTTACCGTCCCGCTTACGTTTTTCCTGCACACAGAACCGGATGTGTATCGCGTTCATTTTCAAGCGCGTCCAGAACCGGATTTCCCATTTGAGAAAATTCCCGGTGGAAAAAACTATCACTGGCGTCCGCGGCAAATCGATGAGTATTTTTATGAATACGAAAACAACGTCATTTGGGGCTTAACGGCAAAAATTGTGCATCATTTTGTCGAGATTATCCGCTCTGTCGACTAAATTCCCTCTTTTCTTTGAGAGGGAATTCTTTTCGTGGCATTTCTGCGTATAAAATCCCCACAAGCACAAGCGCAGCACCGATGTACCCTTTCAGCGGCAACACTTCTCCTAAAAATAGATAGCCAAATAGTGCCGCGAATACGGGCTCAAGCGAAAAAATTAGTCCAGCGTGGGCAGCGGTCGTATATTTTTGCGCAACCGTTTGTACGACAAACCCAATCGCGCTGCACAAAATGCCTAACGCGAGAATTGCCACCCATGCACTCGGCGTCGGAGATGTCAGAGACTCGAACGAAAGCGAAACAACGAAGCTAATGAATCCGCAAGCACCGAGCTGTAAAATGCCAAGCGCAAGCGAATCGGAATGTTTCGTCAATTGGCCGGTGACAACAATATGCATCGCATAGCACACAGCAGCAAGGATGCAGAATAGATCGCCTTGTTTCATCGTCATCCCGCCTTTTAGTGTTAAAAGGGCAATCCCAACCGTTGTCAAAAATACCCCAATAACGACTTGACGGGCAAGTGTTTGTTTGAAAAACAACGCCGAAAAGAGCGGAACAAAAATCACCGTTAAACTAACTAAAAAGCCCGCGTGGGAAGTCGTTGTTGATCGGACGCCAATCATGACGAACGCAAAAACGAGAAATAACATCGTTCCTAATAAAAACGCATGCCGAATCGTTCGGCGGTCTACACGCCATAGCCGTTGATAAAAAACCGCTCCCGCTATGAAAAACGCAAGTAAAAATCGCAACGCGATAAAATAAAACGGCGGAAGGGAAGAAAGCCCCATTTTCATAAATAAATACGACGCTCCCCAAAAAATCGTAACGATGGCGAGCATTCCGTTCGCTTTTGCTTGACTCATGCCAAAATCGTCCTTTCATTAGATTCGTTGTAAAATAGTATACATGGACAATTAAAATAAGGAAAATGAATGTTTATCATCTATTGTATGAAAACAATTCATATAAAAGGGGAGAAGAAGATGTCGCTCACCAAACTCGAAGTGTTCGAGAAGGTAGTCGAAGTAGGCAGTGTATCGAAGGCGGCGGAAGCGCTCGGCTTGACACAATCAGCCGTTAGCCATGCGCTAGCAAGTTTAGAAGCAGAGTGGGGATTTTCGTTATTGCAACGAGATCGCTCTGGCGTACGATTAACAAGCAACGGGGCGCATATGCTGAAATACGTTCGCGAAGTATTGCATTGGCATGAACAACTAAAGCAACAAGTTGCCGCGATTAACGGCTTAGAATGGGGGACGGTTCGCATCGGAACGTTTACGAGTGTATCCTCTCAATGGCTGCCGCCGATGATTCAAACGTTTCGCACGGCACATCCTTCCATCCACATGAAATGGTTCGAAGGAGACTACGAGGAGATTCATCATTGGATTGTAAATGGCATCGTGGATTTCGGTTTTTTATCGTTATCCGCTTCGAAAACACTCGACACAATCCCGCTCAAAAAAGACCCAATCGTTTGCGTCGTGCCAATCAATCATCCGTTTTCTAATCAGCAAACGGTCACCCTTTCACAAATTGAACGAGAAGCGTTTATTATGCCGAAATGGGGAAGCGACCACGATGTGCGGCGCATCTTAAAAGAAAACCGCCTCACACCGAACATCCAATACGAAATCGTCGAAGAGCAAGCGATTATGGCAATGGTTGAATGCGGACTTGGCATTAGCATTTTGCCGAAAATGGCAATATATCGCCCACCGGAACACATTCGCTTAATTGAGATAGAAGGAGACCATTATCGAACAATCGGCATTGCGGCAACGTCGTTTTCGCATCTTTCTCCAGCAGCGAAAACATTTATTCGTTGTCTTTTCGAATGGCTGAACGAGCAGGGGATGCTTGATTTTCCGATAGAGCGCCGCTTTATGTTGACATGAAACCAAAAGGTTTCGTATAATAAAAAAGGAAACCATTTGGTTGCGAAAGGAGAGACAGCACATGATGTTACCGAATATTTGCCAAACTGCTGTATTGCAAGCGCCGATTCAAAAAGTGTGGGAAGCAGTCGCGACGTCCGAAGGGCTAGCTGCATGGTTTATGCCGAACGATTTTCAACCAGTTGTTGGGCATTCATTTCATTTAAACGCCGGTCCATTTGGCATGTCGCCTTGCCAAGTGACAGAAGTCGACCCGCCGCACCGTTTGTCGTTTCGGTGGGGAAAAGATTGGACGATTACGTTTGAACTGAAAGAAAAGGGAGAACAAACCGAATTTACCCTCATTCATTCCGGATGGGATAGCGAACAAGTCACGGAATTTGGCGAAGCTCATACGGTAGTGCGCGACCGGATGGATCAAGGATGGAAAAAGCTTATCCAATCGTTAGGCGCTTACATCGAGGGATAAGAGGCTATGCTCGCAAAGCATGACGTATTTCATGCCATTGCCGATCCGACCCGGCGGAAAATGTTGCAGCTGTTAGCGGAAAAAGAATGGTCAGTCACAGCCATCAGCAATCAATTTCCCATTAGCCGGACAGCTGTTTCGAAACATTTGCGCATTTTAGCCGAAGCAGGGCTCGTTTACGAACAAAAAGTCGGCCGCGAAACGAGGTATCACCTTAATCCGTATCCGTTGTTCGAGCTAAAACAATGGCTCGCCTTTTACGAGCGCTTTTGGGAAAATAAACTAGCGATGCTGCAACATTATGTGGAAACAAACACAAACGAAAAAAATAAGGGAGAATTGTAGGATGATTATTACAAACGAAGCAAAAGAGGCATTAAAGGAAATATTGAAGGAATACGGAAAAACGGGGATTCGGTTTTCCGCGGCGGACAACACACCGGTCGCGCTGTCGCTTGATGCGCCTGAAGCAACCGATCGGGTTGAAATCATTAACGGCATTCAAGTGGCGATGGATGAGCAGGCGCTTGTTTTGTTAGAACAGGTAACGCTTGACGTTGAAGAAACAGAAGAAGGCTTACAGCTTGTTTTAGTTGGAGGATAATTACCATCGAAACATTTTTTTACGAGTAGAGAGGAAGAAACGGGTGGATGTTGTCAAAGGAATACTTATTGGATTATCCGTCGCCGCGCCGGTAGGACCGATTGGGCTATTATGCATCCAGCGGACGATGACGCACGGAAGGGTTATCGGATTTATCTCCGGACTAGGAGCAGCGACGGCGGATGCGCTTTATGGCCTGATTGCAGGGCTTGGCTTTACTGCCGTTACGCACTTTCTTCTTGAGCAACAAACGTGGATTCGATTTATCGGAGCGTTGTTTCTTGCGTATTTGGGAATCCGAACGTTTCGTGCAAAAGCTGCTCGGATACCGGCGCAGGCGCGCGGAGGGAACGCGCTCACCGCTTATTTATCGGTGCTTTTTTTAACCCTTTCTAACCCGATGACGATTTTATCGTTTCTTGCCGTTTTTTCTAGCCTCGCGATCTCGTCATCTTCCGTTTTCCTTTTTCTTTCCGGCGTCTTTTTTGGCTCAGCGATATGGTGGCTTTTTTTGAGCGGAATGGTCGGGTTGTTTAGGCGAAGGCTCGAAGAACGGTACTTAACGATAATTAACCGGTTATCCGGGCTGCTTCTTTTAGGATTTGCGCTATGGGCGGTATACGGTTTGTTTTAACCAAAAGCGATTTTTGTTCGACATGTGTTGTCGAACAAAAATCGCTTTCTTCATGAGAAAAACGATTGTTTTTTCTGAAAGTTCTAAACTATAATACAAGTAACATACTAACCAGTTGGTATAAATGTGTGTATTTTGAACGAACAGGAGAGGGGATTATGTTTTTACGTCTAACCGACGAACAGAAAATGGTGCAAAAAGCCATTCGCAAATTTGTGGAAAAAGAGTTAATGCCGCTTGAAAATGACGTGTTGCGCAACGAACGAGAAGGACGGTCAAGCCTTCCGAAAGAAACGCTAAAACAATTACAGTTGAAGGCAAAAGAAGCGGGATTTTGGGGCATTAACACACCAGAAGAGTACGGTGGGGCAAATTTAGGACACGTGATGATGGCAATTGTCATTATGGAAGTATCGAAAACGTTCGTTCCGTTTCAGTTTGGCGGTTCAGCGGATAATATTCTTTATTATGCGAACGAAGAACAGAAGAAAAAATATTTACTCCCGACCATTAACGGCGAGAAAAAATCGTGTTTTGCGATGACCGAACCGAGCGCAGGCTCAGATACGCGCAATATTAAAATGACAGCAGTGAAAGACGGCGATGAGTGGGTATTAAACGGCGAAAAAACGTTCATTACCGGCGGAAACGACGCTGATTTTGTCATGGTTATTGCAATAACGGATAAAGAACGGCATCAAGCAACACAAGGTCGGGAAGGGGTGACGTGCTTTATTGTCGATCGTGACATGGGCTGGCGATCTGAACCGATTTATACGATGGGACCTGCGACACCAGCAAGCCTCATTTTCGAAAACGTCCGCGTTCCGGAAGAAAATATTTTAGGAGAGTTGCACGGCGGCTATAAGCTCGGGCTCGAATGGATTGGCTATGCGCGTTGGGTAGTCGGCGCAAGAGCGATAGGGGCAGCTGAACGACTATTGCAAATGGCCATTGATTATGCGAAAGAACGTGTCACGTTCGGCAAACCGATTGCCGAAAGACAAGCGATTCAATGGATGATTGCCGATTCCGCGACCGAAATCGAAGCGGCCAAATGGCTCGTATTGAATGCGGCATTTACGCTTGATCAAGGAGAAGATAATCGCCATTTGGCGTCGATGGCGAAACTGTTCGGAGCGAATATGGGCAACCGTGTCATCGATCGCGTCTTGCAAATTCACGGTGGAATGGGCTATACGAAAGAAATGCCGATTGAACGTTGGTACCGCGAGGCGAGACTTTGGCGCATTTATGATGGGACGGACGAAATTCAGCGAATGGTAATTGCACGAAATTTATTAAAAGGACACGTGAAACTCGGGCAATTTCTATAAAAATTAAAAACGCTATCGAAGAGGAGGAAAAATGATGGGAAGATTCACAGGAAGAGTAGCCTTCGTCACCGGCGGAAGTAGAGGGATTGGCAAAGCGATTGTCGAACAGTTTGCCAAAGAAGGAGCAAACATTGCATTCGTTGATTTAAACGAAGAGGCGCTGCGCGAAACGGCAGCGGAACTAAAAGAAAAGGGCTATGCCGTCTATGCGAAAGTAGCGGACGTTACCGATGCTATGCAAGTCGAAACCGTAGTACAAGAAATTGTCGATGCGTTCGGGGCAGTGGACATTCTTGTCAACAACGCCGGCGTCATCCGTGATAACTTGTTGTTTAAAATGACGGATGCCGATTGGGAAACGGTCATGAACGTTCATTTAAAAGGGGCTTTTTATTGTGCGCGCGCCGTACAAAAATATATGGTCGAGCGCAAATACGGACGCATCATTAACATTTCGTCTACTTCCGCACTCGGTAACCGCGGACAAGCGAACTACGCTACCGCAAAGGCGGGGCTGCAAGGGTTTACGAAAACGTTGGCGATTGAACTAGGCAAATACGGCATTACGACGAACGCCGTTGCGCCTGGATTTATCGAAACGGACATGACGAAAGCAACCGCAGAACGCATCGGCATTTCCTTCGATGAACTTGTGCAAGCAAGCATCGCGCACATTCCGGTTGGAAGAAGCGGGAAGCCAGCGGATGTCGCCCATGCTGTCGCATTTTTTGCCGATGAAAAATCATCGTTTATTAACGGTCAAGTACTTTACGTGGCGGGTGGACCGAAGACATAAGAAAAGCCAAGTGGATCGGGTAGCTCTCGAAGCCAAACGTTCTTCCAACATAAATCTTTTTATCCGATGAAATAAGGGGGCGAGTTTGATGTTTGCCGAACATGTGGGCAAATGCTCAAAGAAAGTAAAAAATGTTGTCGAAAGAGGAGCGGTGAAAAAATTTGCCGAAGCGATCGGCGATCTTCATCCGATTTACTGGGAGGAAGAAACGGGCAAAAATTCTCGCTATCAAACAAATATTGCCCCGCCAACATTTCCGCGCGTGTTTGATTATGGTGTAATTGAAGGGTTGAATCTTCCGGCGAAAGGGCTTATTCACGGTGAACAGTCCTTTCATTATAACCGACCTCTTTTGGTTGGGGAAGAGCTGTTTTGTTATGCGAAAGTGGAAAGCTATGACGAAAAGCAAAGCAGCATGGGGAATATCGGACGGCTAGTCATTACAAGCTACGGGGAAGATGTGTCAGGAAATATCATTTTCACTTCTACAGCGACGATTCTTCTTACAGAAGCGGTCAGAAAGGCGATGATAGTATGACTAAACTAGTTGCATTACAAGTCGGTCATTCTTTAGAGGAAATCCAGTTACCCCCTGTATCAAGACTCGATTTAATTCAATATGCCGGGGCCTCGGGAGATTACAACCCGATCCATACGATTGAAGAAGAAGCGAAAAAGGCAGGGCTGCCGGGGATTATTGCGCACGGCATGTGGACAATGGGCAACCTCGCCAAATTATTCACCCCGTATGTCCAACAAGGCTTTATCCAAGACTATTCGGTTCGATTTAAAGGCATGGTCTTTCTCGGTGACGTCATTACCCTTCACGCCACG contains these protein-coding regions:
- a CDS encoding LysR family transcriptional regulator, with product MSLTKLEVFEKVVEVGSVSKAAEALGLTQSAVSHALASLEAEWGFSLLQRDRSGVRLTSNGAHMLKYVREVLHWHEQLKQQVAAINGLEWGTVRIGTFTSVSSQWLPPMIQTFRTAHPSIHMKWFEGDYEEIHHWIVNGIVDFGFLSLSASKTLDTIPLKKDPIVCVVPINHPFSNQQTVTLSQIEREAFIMPKWGSDHDVRRILKENRLTPNIQYEIVEEQAIMAMVECGLGISILPKMAIYRPPEHIRLIEIEGDHYRTIGIAATSFSHLSPAAKTFIRCLFEWLNEQGMLDFPIERRFMLT
- a CDS encoding ABC transporter permease, producing the protein MINLVYNEMLKIVRKKRLFIISAIIAVLVGLFTYAQYKHVQDVQKRLGTADWRTQLQQQIIDTQNRLNSSGISEEWRKFLKIRLQQQQYYLDHNINPSAPGAPTFMRMFVENSIELFLPLMVMVVVADLVSSEASGGTMKLLLTRPVKRWKILFSKYIAMGLSISFIMLALVVLSYAISGAVFGYGGWNLPLLTGFTVQGEELNTASVHLIPQWKYLLIELGLASFVAIVVGTLTFMLSTIMRSTAAVMGIMLAALISGTILTNMVSSWKSAKYLFIVNLSLTDYISGTAPPIAGMTLGFSMAVLAVWGLAALLVSFFVFMTRDVY
- the glnA gene encoding type I glutamate--ammonia ligase — translated: MSKVLGSQADVLAQIKETIKQKHVELLHLQFVDIEGILKHVTVTAEQLDDVVEGKIMFDGSSIKGFSPINRSDLYLLPDLNTFAVLPWTVEEGYAEARFLCSVTNPDGTLFEGDPRNVLKKTVERAAQKGYTISVGPELEFFLFKTDENGNPTTEPQDNGGYFEPSPKDLGERVRLAIYRALKAMGFTIEASHHEVAEGQHEINFKYADALGAADNATTYKWVVKTIASQYGLHATFMPKPVFGINGSGMHVNMSLFKDGENAFFDPSDENQLSATAYQFIAGLLKNVKSFAAVTNPLVNSYKRLVPGYEAPCYIAWSASNRSALIRIPAKRGVATRVELRCPDPSANPYLAYAIIAAAGLDGVENGLQAPAPIDEDIFHMSEERRAELGIENLPGSLGKAIEELEAGTIGRDTLGEHVFNEYVAMKKAEWDSYRTAVHAWEIEQYQGKF
- a CDS encoding SGNH/GDSL hydrolase family protein, producing the protein MKINSVKMIAILSVLASILWGYGLVAMVQDQFFHPTASAPPKSVAKTENDHALHLVALGDSLTRGTGDETGKGYVGYLVDDLRTKTKQPLQVTNLAVKGLRSKELVEQLKQLEIQRQLKQADFVCITIGGNDLFQGGESLRNFSPQRIKQTENAYLHNLETIFRTIRTVNSQAVVFYISLYNPFQQLNNGQATSKIVRQWNYDSAEVAARYPNIVAVPTYDLFEMHTNEYLYSDQFHPNKEGYKLIGERVSALITFVKGEGK
- a CDS encoding SRPBCC family protein; the encoded protein is MMLPNICQTAVLQAPIQKVWEAVATSEGLAAWFMPNDFQPVVGHSFHLNAGPFGMSPCQVTEVDPPHRLSFRWGKDWTITFELKEKGEQTEFTLIHSGWDSEQVTEFGEAHTVVRDRMDQGWKKLIQSLGAYIEG
- a CDS encoding NUDIX hydrolase → MEQLWEKLRNRTPSPIGMTTFTKYAVLLPLVEKNGEIHLLFEVRSLQLRRQPGEICFPGGKIDTSDADAQAAAIRETCEELGIRETMISDVFPLDYLISPFGMIVYPFVARLAHPEQIQPNAEEVAATFTVPLTFFLHTEPDVYRVHFQARPEPDFPFEKIPGGKNYHWRPRQIDEYFYEYENNVIWGLTAKIVHHFVEIIRSVD
- a CDS encoding DMT family transporter, encoding MSQAKANGMLAIVTIFWGASYLFMKMGLSSLPPFYFIALRFLLAFFIAGAVFYQRLWRVDRRTIRHAFLLGTMLFLVFAFVMIGVRSTTTSHAGFLVSLTVIFVPLFSALFFKQTLARQVVIGVFLTTVGIALLTLKGGMTMKQGDLFCILAAVCYAMHIVVTGQLTKHSDSLALGILQLGACGFISFVVSLSFESLTSPTPSAWVAILALGILCSAIGFVVQTVAQKYTTAAHAGLIFSLEPVFAALFGYLFLGEVLPLKGYIGAALVLVGILYAEMPRKEFPLKEKREFSRQSG
- a CDS encoding ABC transporter ATP-binding protein, with protein sequence MTDTLVVQNLRKTIGKKEIIKGLSFSLREGEVFGFLGPNGAGKTTTIRMLVGLIKPTSGRVSICGYDLQRQFSDAIRHVGCIVENPELYPYLSGWENLEHFARMLPSFAKERLHEVVSLVGLQHRIHDRVRTYSLGMRQRLGIAQALLGQPKVLILDEPTNGLDPVGIREMREFIRSLAEKEKLSVLVSSHLLSEIQLMCDRVAIMAKGEIIRIDDVETLLKEQARVYWKVDSLERAKAILKEQTTVLGEADGRIVTFYEANQLAAWNEKLVQAGIRVSEIQPKLPTLEDLFIELTGGETID
- a CDS encoding MBL fold metallo-hydrolase; amino-acid sequence: MGKPVDLGYDISLIDVFDLKTPERTGTYVLHEKELTIIETSASPSIPYLLAGLEALGINPADIQYIIVTHIHLDHAGGAGLLLEKCPNARVIVHPKGKRHLADPSKLIQGAKVVYGEKFAELFDPIVPIPEDRLVTMEDGDTLTLSDERTLTFFDTPGHANHHFSIYDSKSNGIFTGDTIGVYYPQLLAYGVELYLPSTSPSQFNPEAMLHSAKRLEEQSPSRIYFGHFGMSEHPAAVFQQLREWLPKMVEVGERVITEQPLLSFEDKTKTVADGFMKLVQPYLDARGVPREASVYDLLRLDLIVCAMGMVDYFQKQEEK
- a CDS encoding ArsR/SmtB family transcription factor; the encoded protein is MLAKHDVFHAIADPTRRKMLQLLAEKEWSVTAISNQFPISRTAVSKHLRILAEAGLVYEQKVGRETRYHLNPYPLFELKQWLAFYERFWENKLAMLQHYVETNTNEKNKGEL
- a CDS encoding LysE family translocator produces the protein MDVVKGILIGLSVAAPVGPIGLLCIQRTMTHGRVIGFISGLGAATADALYGLIAGLGFTAVTHFLLEQQTWIRFIGALFLAYLGIRTFRAKAARIPAQARGGNALTAYLSVLFLTLSNPMTILSFLAVFSSLAISSSSVFLFLSGVFFGSAIWWLFLSGMVGLFRRRLEERYLTIINRLSGLLLLGFALWAVYGLF